The Setaria viridis chromosome 6, Setaria_viridis_v4.0, whole genome shotgun sequence genome contains a region encoding:
- the LOC117860534 gene encoding uncharacterized protein yields the protein MPHLRSRAKAAAAAASPSSPPAGVPQGTPAPSPSTSLRLGLGPASPDDDGFGLKSPAAAPPRRSLRLAGGAAAAGTPNTPAARDGGSSGSGSGGSVKRTGRARARASASSPSSASPRDGNSGSDGGGAGTDGASAGGGPDGAVPFMSLRSGSRIAKRRMEAAGAQADGEAGPGSSAGGGQVHDGMLRRAAGAPTKRQRSILVGGVETEYVADSESDSDEDSVMLGQDGVKMPVAQVRSGPSEVELNAAAAMNMDMIEVGARDDPAKAGNGEPTDNLVWKEVVCGVIEQLSYPVGSASSPEAERFADMYFKEELGQYNPRKEGNVKEKLVLGNNNSRADANVGSQVGTSSRRFGTDSKGKGKMAAEDSLSSLNSSEDEFDSEPVNSKERVVEDSSSSLSSSEDEPDSKPVDSKEIQNNSGSVAASASASMEPLRRQAARERAIRLAPKFAFFKADKDEHSEDDEEEELEPGAAPQDWPGPFATAARIYEEREAKLRARELNSSKVDKSANKAIVWSPSKDKRNPFPARAAPSLTSLCLNTLAEHSEGIESLGGIPEELKHKLLKILCHSRRMNTHLLNELMCDSPTELHLSECSWLSDDDFEKTFGKCNTDSLQDLQLDISGRCMPDYILPTTLAKAPNCMPLLRKISLKGNYRLSDNGLDTIISAAPSLSSLNLCQCSLLTSSGIVILADKLHSVLRELYIDDCTNVEAMTILPALQKINHLEVLSMSGIQSVCDKFVNELIPVHGSNMKELAFAGCLKLTSSSIKTIGENCPQLISLDLRNLNRLRDSAMRHLRNGCRLIRKLKLQRNTFSDEAMSRYLEESGGCLTELMLNSVEKVGDLTALAISRKCSVRLEALDLSFCRQLTNEALGLIADSCPSLRILKLFGCTQITDFFLKGHSNTSVKIIGIEGSILEQIDSR from the exons ATGCCCCACCTCCGCTCGCGcgccaaggcggcggcggcggccgcctccccgtcttcgccgccggccggtgtcCCGCAGGGCACCCCCGCGCCGTCCCCGTCCACCTccctccgcctcggcctcggccccgcctcccccgacgacgacggcttCGGCCTCAAatccccggccgcggcgccgccccgacGCAGCCTGCGCCTcgctggcggcgccgccgccgccggcactccCAACACCCCCGCCGCGCGAGACGGCGgttcctccggctccggctccggcgggaGCGTGAAGCGGACGGGGAGGGCCCGGGCTCGGGCCTCCGCgtcttccccttcctccgcctcgccgcgggACGGGAACTCCGGGAGcgatggcggcggggcggggacgGATGGGGCATCTGCGGGCGGCGGTCCCGACGGCGCGGTGCCATTCATGAGCCTGCGGTCGGGGTCTCGGATCgcgaagcggcggatggaggcggcgggcgcTCAGGCGGACGGGGAGGCGGGGCCTGGGTCGTCGGCAGGTGGAGGTCAGGTGCACGACGGAATGCTGCGCCGGGCCGCGGGCGCACCGACGAAGCGGCAGCGGAGCATATTGGTCGGGGGAGTGGAAACGGAGTATGTGGCTGACTCGGAGAGTGACTCCGACGAGGACAGCGTCATGCTGGGGCAGGATGGCGTGAAGATGCCAGTGGCGCAGGTACGCTCTGGTCCAAGCGAGGTGGAACtgaatgctgctgctgctatgaACATGGATATGATTGAAGTGGGGGCTAGGGATGATCCTGCCAAGGCAGGCAATGGGGAACCCACGGATAATTTGGTATGGAAGGAAGTTGTTTGTGGGGTGATTGAGCAGTTATCATATCCTGTGGGAAGTGCTTCAAGTCCTGAAGCAGAAAGGTTTGCGGATATGTATTTCAAGGAAGAGTTGGGCCAATACAATCCTAGAAAGGAAGGCAATGTCAAAGAGAAGCTAGTGTTGGGAAACAACAATTCCCGTGCTGATGCTAATGTGGGCAGTCAAGTTGGTACCAGTTCCCGCAGATTTGGTACTGATAGTAAAGGAAAGGGGAAGATGGCTGCAGAAGATAGTTTATCATCTCTGAACTCAAGTGAGGATGAGTTTGATTCGGAACCAGTGAATTCTAAAGAGAGGGTAGTAGAAGATAGTTCATCATCTCTGAGCTCTAGTGAGGATGAGCCGGATTCGAAACCAGTGGATTCTAAGGAGATTCAGAACAACTCAGGATCGgttgctgcttctgcttctgcttctatGGAGCCACTTCGCAGGCAAGCAGCAAGAGAGCGAGCTATCAGGCTGGCCCCTAAGTTTGCATTCTTCAAAGCAGATAAAGATGAACATAGtgaagatgatgaggaagaagagttAGAGCCTGGTGCTGCCCCTCAGGACTGGCCTGGTCCATTTGCAACTGCTGCCAGGATATATGAAGAGAGGGAAGCTAAGTTGAGAGCTCGAGAATTGAATTCTTCAAAGGTCGACAAGTCTGCTAATAAGGCCATCGTTTGGTCGCCTTCAAAGGATAAGAGAAATCCATTTCCAGCTCGGGCTGCCCCATCACTTACAAGCTTATGCTTAAATACTCTTGCAGAACATTCTGAAGGTATTGAATCACTTGGAGGTATCCCAGAGGAGCTAAAGCACAAGCTGTTAAAGATTCTGTGTCATTCCAGGAGGATGAATACCCATCTTCTCAATGAACTCATGTGTGATAGTCCTACAGAACTGCATCTCAGTGAGTGTTCATGGCTGAGTGATGATGACTTTGAGAAAACTTTTGGAAAATGCAACACAGATAGCTTGCAG GATCTACAGCTCGATATATCTGGAAGATGCATGCCTGACTACATATTGCCAACTACCTTGGCTAAGGCTCCTAACTGCATGCCGCTGTTGAGAAAAATATCTCTTAAGGGAAATTATCGTCTTTCTGATAATGGCTTAGACACAATTATCTCTGCCGCACCTTCTCTGAGCTCACTAAATTTGTGCCAGTGTTCTCTTCTCACTTCATCTGGAATAGTTATTCTTGCTGACAAGTTACATTCAGTACTTAGAGAACTATATATAGATGACTGCACAAACGTGGAGGCTATGACGATTCTTCCTGCTCTACAGAAGATTAATCATCTAGAGGTTTTGTCAATGTCTGGAATACAATCTGTGTGTGACAAGTTCGTGAATGAGCTCATTCCTGTACATGGTTCGAATATGAAGGAACTAGCATTTGCTGGTTGCTT GAAACTTACCTCATCTTCCATCAAGACTATCGGGGAGAATTGTCCACAATTAATTTCTTTAGATCTCCGCAACTTGAATAGGTTGCGTGACTCAGCAATGAGGCATCTTCGCAATGGTTGCAGGCTAATAAGGAAACTGAAGCTTCAAAGAAACACATTCAG TGATGAAGCAATGTCTCGATATTTGGAAGAATCTGGAGGATGCCTAACTGAGTTGATGCTTAACAGTGTTGAGAAG GTTGGAGACCTTACTGCTCTTGCAATTTCCCGCAAGTGCTCTGTTCGGTTGGAGGCTCTGGATCTTTCCTTCTGCCGTCAACTGACCAATGAAGCTTTGGGGTTGATTGCCGACAGCTGCCCATCGTTGAGGATTCTCAAGCTATTTGGTTGTACCCAG ATCACAGATTTCTTCCTCAAGGGCCACTCAAATACATCAGTGAAAATCATCGGGATAGAAGGGAGCATACTGGAGCAAATTGATAGCCGTTAG
- the LOC117860535 gene encoding uncharacterized protein, with product MAMSAGPLLAALLLPALLLSAASAADSTNNPADQLVSLVNSNRTASKASSLSDNQGLGCIALQYIKAYQGQCSDVRDKKPPESSFAEKFAPDCGVQVATLSKITGRLVACQSKYPSPPEALDILVNDAKDLQVLHSKNHTEIGVAVSGTDGGGPYFWCVLFSGGKPATSFKVDGEVPKTAMHPGCFSGNNDDCAGPSPTNGAVPTIAGASRLVAALLFVMACALAL from the exons ATGGCGATGTCCGCGGGGCCGCTGCTGGCCGCCCTACTACTGCCGGCGCTCCtgctctccgccgcctccgccgccgacagCACGA ACAACCCTGCCGATCAGCTCGTGTCATTGGTCAACAGCAACCGTACTGCCAGCAAGGCCTCCTCTCTTTCTGATAATCAAGGTCTGGGATGCATTGCTCTGCAATACATCAAAGCATATCAAGGCCAATGCAGCGATGTGCGTGACAAGAAGCCTCCGGAGTCCAGTTTCGCCGAGAAATTCGCCCCGGACTGTGGTGTCCAAGTGGCAACGCTCTCTAAGATCACCGGGAGGCTCGTGGCTTGCCAGTCCAAGTACCCCTCTCCACCTGAGGCCTTGGACATCCTGGTCAACGACGCCAAGGACCTTCAGGTGCTGCACAGCAAGAACCACACGGAGATCGGGGTGGCCGTGAGCGGCACCGACGGCGGTGGGCCGTACTTCTGGTGCGTCCTGTTCAGTGGCGGGAAGCCCGCCACCAGCTTCAAGGTGGACGGCGAAGTGCCCAAGACCGCCATGCACCCGGGATGCTTCAGTGGCAACAACGACGACTGCGCGGGTCCGAGTCCGACGAATGGCGCCGTTCCGACCATCGCTGGTGCGTCGAGGCTGGTGGCAGCCCTTCTTTTTGTTATGGCTTGTGCCTTGGCTTTGTGA